In the genome of Candidatus Zixiibacteriota bacterium, the window CAAGAAAGTGCTCTGCCCCAGGGCGATATTATCCATAGCCCCTACTCTAGTAAAGATTCGATCAACTATTCCTATTTTAGCTTTTTTCGCCGGGACAAAAGACCCAATCTGGGCTAAAAGAACTATCAGACCCACCTGACGCAGATAAGTTGATTTTCCAGCCATATTAGGTCCGGTGATTATATGTATCCTCTCATCTTCTCCTATCCTGGTATCATTCGTAATAAATGCCCCGTATTCTAAAATCTGCTCGATCACCGGATGCCTCCCCTCTTCAATCCAGATCAAGTCATCATTATCCACTTCTGGAAGAACATAATTATTTTCTCTTGCTACAGTAGAAAATGATAAAAGCAGGTCCAGTCTGGCTAAAAGCTCAGCGCAGAGCTGAATGCCACTCGTCCGCGCAGCAACCTGGTCTCTTATCTTTAAGAAAAGGTCGTATTCCATCTGAAAAATCTTCTCCTCTGCACCTAAAATCTTTGCTTCCCTTTCCTTGAGCTCGGGAGTAACAAACCTCTCTGCATTGACCATAGTCTGTTTTCTTATGAAATCCGATGGAACCTTAGAAAGGTGAGACCTGGTGATCTCGATATAATATCCGAAGATCTGGTTGAACCCGACCTTTAAAGACGGAATACCGGTTCTTTCTTTTTCATTTTTCTCCAGCTGGGCAATCCAGTTTTTATTTTCAGAGACATCTTTTTTAAGGTTATCCAGCTCAGGGTCAAAACCTTTTCTTATAATTCCCCCTTCAGTTAAAATTAAAGGAGGGTCATCTACTATAGAGGCTACTATTAGTTTAACTATATCTGAGACTTCTGGAAAAGTATCTGATATTTGTTTTAAGATTGATGATTTAGCCACTTGAAGAATATTTTTGATATCAGGTATGACTTTAAGTGAGTCCTTTAAGCCTATGAGGTCTTTAGGATTAGCCTTGCCATATCCCAACTTACCACAGAGTCTTTCCAGATCAGAAATCGAGTCTAATTTTTCACTGATGCTGTCAGATAGAATTCTGTCATCATAGAATTCCTTAACGCCTTCCTGACGCTCTTTTATCTTCTGCGGATTCAAAAGCGGCCTGGTGATCCAGCTTCTCAGAAGCCGTGCACCCATCGGGGTTTTGGTTTGATTGAGCAGCGTAAAAAGGGTGTGCTCTTTATCTTTTGTCCCTAAAGAGGAAAGCAGCTCTAAATTGCGAATAGTACTCAAGTCTAAAAACATCTCTTCCGGATTTGAGATTCTGGAAATTTTGTTCAGATGAGTAAGCAAAGTTTTCTTGGTCTGGTTTAGATAGGAAAGGATTGCCCCGGCTGAGGAGATGCCTCTTTTCAGTTCCTGCACGCCGAATCCCTCTAAGGAGGAGACTTTAAAATGCTCGGTCAGAAGTTTGAAGGCGTAATCGTATGAAAATTTCCATCCTTCCACAGGCGTTAAGGTAAAGAGAAAGTTCAAACCTTTCCTGAATTCCTCTTTTTTGCTTTGCTCCCATTCCTCTGGTATTAATATCTCAGCCGGAGCAATTGTATTCAACATCTCCTTGAGCTTCTCAGGTAAGATTTCATCTATTTTAAACTCGCCGATGGAAAGCTCAATAAATGCCAGACCGAACTTTTCTTTCCCCTCAAAAATGCTTGCCAGGTAATTGTTCTCCTGACTATCCAGGGCTTGATCCAAAGTAATCGTTCCGGGGGTGATTATCTCCACGATTTCCCTTTTGACCAGACCTTTGGCTTTCCTCGGATCTTCGGTTTGTTCGCAAACCACTACTTTTTTGCCGGCTTTTAACAATTTGGTTAAATATTTTTCTGCAGAATGATAAGGAACCCCGGCTAAGGGGACCCTTTCCATTTTGCCGTGTGCTCTGGAGGTTAAAGCTATTCCCAGGATCTTAGAGGCAATTTTGGCATCTTCCCCGAACATCTCGTAGAAATCCCCCATCCGGAAAAAAACGATTTCATCCGGATGCTCACCTTTAATCCGGTTGTATTGTTCCATTAAAGGAGTGGAGAATTTTTCCATTTTTAATCTTTGAAGAAACCCGAAGGCGGGAAATTCTTTTCTGCAATTAAATTACTGGATCACTATTCTGTAAACCTCACCATCTTCCTTTTCCAGCTTCTCTCTCAGTTTTTGAGCTTCTGACAGGGAATTAAAAACCCCGACCTGGATCACATAATATTTTTTATTCTGTATCATCTTGTAGCTTTGTTCCGGATTATACCCATTGGATTTCAACCTCTTCATCACCTTATCCGCATTTTCCTGATTGGCAAATACGCCTATCTGCACGCTATATTTTGTACCGGTTAGCTTCTCCGCTATGCCCGGATCTTTCCGGGGGTTGACTTCTTCGGTCTGGATCTGGCTTTCCACCTCGATCCCTCCGGGGAATCTCTCTTTATAAAGATTCAGGTATAGAACTGCTTTGTCTTTCTCGCCAGAGGCTTCAAAAGCACGGGACATTCCCGCTAGAGCTGAAGGAAAAGTTTCAGTGCCGGCATATTTATCTATGACTTTGTTATACTCTTTTATGCTTTTGTTGAAGCTACCCTGAGAAAAATATATCTCCGCTATTCCCAGTTGTGCCCAGGCAGCCCAGAGGGATGCAGGATAAAGCTCCAACAGATTGTCGAGAGACTTTAGCGCTAGCTCGGTTCTGCCGTTTGCGAATAATGACCTGCTTTCCAGCCATAACATCTGTGGTAAAAGGGGACTCTTGGGAAAAATCTTTTTAAATTTTGAGCTGAGCGATAATACTGAGTCATTTAATCCCACGGTCTGATAGTAAAGGCATAGCTCCAGCCCTGCCTCTTCCTTCTTTGTTCTTGAGGAGCTCTCCCAGACCTT includes:
- the mutS gene encoding DNA mismatch repair protein MutS, coding for MEKFSTPLMEQYNRIKGEHPDEIVFFRMGDFYEMFGEDAKIASKILGIALTSRAHGKMERVPLAGVPYHSAEKYLTKLLKAGKKVVVCEQTEDPRKAKGLVKREIVEIITPGTITLDQALDSQENNYLASIFEGKEKFGLAFIELSIGEFKIDEILPEKLKEMLNTIAPAEILIPEEWEQSKKEEFRKGLNFLFTLTPVEGWKFSYDYAFKLLTEHFKVSSLEGFGVQELKRGISSAGAILSYLNQTKKTLLTHLNKISRISNPEEMFLDLSTIRNLELLSSLGTKDKEHTLFTLLNQTKTPMGARLLRSWITRPLLNPQKIKERQEGVKEFYDDRILSDSISEKLDSISDLERLCGKLGYGKANPKDLIGLKDSLKVIPDIKNILQVAKSSILKQISDTFPEVSDIVKLIVASIVDDPPLILTEGGIIRKGFDPELDNLKKDVSENKNWIAQLEKNEKERTGIPSLKVGFNQIFGYYIEITRSHLSKVPSDFIRKQTMVNAERFVTPELKEREAKILGAEEKIFQMEYDLFLKIRDQVAARTSGIQLCAELLARLDLLLSFSTVARENNYVLPEVDNDDLIWIEEGRHPVIEQILEYGAFITNDTRIGEDERIHIITGPNMAGKSTYLRQVGLIVLLAQIGSFVPAKKAKIGIVDRIFTRVGAMDNIALGQSTFLVEMNETANILNNATSKSLILLDEIGRGTSTFDGLSIAWSVTEYLHNNEKLCAKTLFATHYHELTELAKYLPRLRNYNVAVKEWEEEIIFLRKIIPGGCDDSYGIQVARLAGIPKEVLERAKVILAELESGEHSYEKLPKPKTETIARDFQLSFFSPKEKLIHEELKKIEIEKLTPLEALNKLEEMKKKLKE
- a CDS encoding SPOR domain-containing protein; amino-acid sequence: MNLRNFRLFLKIIFPALVSFYSPAYCQVLNDAIRYYNQGDFKDAQEELKAYLESNPSDYEALYYAGKLESNPEKSIEYFKKVWESSSRTKKEEAGLELCLYYQTVGLNDSVLSLSSKFKKIFPKSPLLPQMLWLESRSLFANGRTELALKSLDNLLELYPASLWAAWAQLGIAEIYFSQGSFNKSIKEYNKVIDKYAGTETFPSALAGMSRAFEASGEKDKAVLYLNLYKERFPGGIEVESQIQTEEVNPRKDPGIAEKLTGTKYSVQIGVFANQENADKVMKRLKSNGYNPEQSYKMIQNKKYYVIQVGVFNSLSEAQKLREKLEKEDGEVYRIVIQ